In one window of Methanosarcina vacuolata Z-761 DNA:
- a CDS encoding HAD family hydrolase, with protein MLKAIIFDVDGVLIDSMRFQADAWVKTFKEIGINITREDIYELEGSNNKRLIKSIFEEAGKEPEPWHLEQLPEKKREVLEFDRIKPYEGIPDCLKALKRHFKLALVSGSHTDTVNKVVNKYFSNCFDVIITGSDLERGKPDPDPYLKALEKLDLAKNECMVIENAPLGITAAKRAGIYCVAVTGMLEPEKIEHADLVLENHAALFKYLKNLIPK; from the coding sequence ATGTTAAAAGCAATAATTTTTGATGTGGACGGAGTTCTTATAGATTCCATGCGTTTCCAGGCCGATGCCTGGGTTAAAACCTTCAAGGAAATTGGTATTAACATTACCAGAGAAGACATTTATGAGCTCGAAGGCTCAAACAACAAAAGATTAATTAAATCAATTTTCGAAGAGGCCGGAAAGGAGCCTGAACCCTGGCATTTAGAGCAATTGCCTGAAAAGAAACGTGAGGTTCTCGAGTTTGATCGGATAAAGCCTTATGAAGGTATCCCGGACTGCCTTAAGGCATTGAAACGGCATTTCAAGCTCGCTCTGGTTTCAGGGTCACATACTGATACCGTAAATAAAGTTGTCAATAAGTATTTCTCTAACTGTTTTGATGTCATAATTACCGGGAGTGACCTTGAGCGCGGAAAACCGGACCCGGACCCTTACCTTAAAGCCCTTGAGAAACTTGACCTGGCAAAAAACGAGTGCATGGTAATTGAAAATGCACCTCTGGGGATAACCGCCGCCAAGAGGGCAGGGATTTACTGTGTTGCAGTTACGGGTATGCTTGAACCTGAAAAGATTGAGCATGCGGATCTCGTGCTCGAAAACCATGCTGCTCTTTTCAAGTATCTGAAGAATCTCATTCCAAAGTGA
- the msrB gene encoding peptide-methionine (R)-S-oxide reductase MsrB → MEQKVGEKSEEEWKKVLTPEQYHVLRKKGTESPFSGNLYYNKEKGVYTCAACGQELFSSDTKFESGTGWPSFSDVISSDRVRLKEDTSYFMNRIEVVCSRCGSHLGHVFEDGPAPTGKRYCINSISLNFKKEGEEDKQGGERKEKSRKKGKK, encoded by the coding sequence ATGGAACAGAAAGTGGGCGAAAAATCTGAAGAAGAATGGAAAAAAGTACTTACTCCTGAACAATATCACGTCCTGCGAAAGAAAGGTACGGAAAGTCCCTTTTCCGGCAACCTGTACTATAACAAGGAAAAAGGAGTTTACACCTGTGCTGCCTGCGGGCAGGAGCTCTTTTCCTCGGACACAAAATTCGAGTCCGGAACCGGCTGGCCAAGTTTCTCTGACGTTATTTCCAGCGACAGGGTAAGGCTCAAAGAAGACACCAGTTATTTCATGAACAGGATAGAAGTAGTCTGTTCTCGCTGCGGAAGCCACCTGGGCCATGTATTTGAAGACGGACCTGCACCAACCGGAAAACGCTACTGCATTAACTCCATTTCTCTTAATTTCAAGAAAGAAGGAGAAGAAGACAAGCAAGGCGGAGAAAGAAAGGAAAAAAGTAGAAAGAAAGGAAAAAAGTAG
- a CDS encoding head GIN domain-containing protein has translation MSKEKGQRYEGDRDMTGNEKGMKKRLERAGKVRWEKISIGKMKGKVSVTKPAGTSVFLLGILLLAVVMAESGCTDYDCERGSGNVETITRSIEPFHSLDSRISGNVFIEQGNSSLRIEAEDNILPLLETSVENGVLVINAKKCIRPQKTIKIYAGMEEVRSLSLSGSGDIIGTTPIDSKNLDLAITGSGNIKLETNASSLKSLISGSGGVLLKGNASSHEINIEGSGSVDAPELRTEMTRVSIRGAGNANVYADRKLDTNISGSGNVFYGGDPDECNTQVSGSGKVTNKGR, from the coding sequence ATGTCAAAAGAAAAGGGACAAAGGTATGAAGGAGATAGAGATATGACCGGAAATGAGAAGGGAATGAAAAAACGGCTTGAAAGGGCAGGAAAAGTAAGATGGGAAAAAATATCGATTGGGAAAATGAAAGGAAAAGTGAGCGTAACCAAGCCTGCAGGGACTTCTGTTTTTCTCCTGGGAATCCTATTGCTGGCTGTGGTGATGGCTGAAAGCGGATGTACGGACTATGATTGCGAACGTGGCTCAGGAAATGTGGAAACTATAACCCGTAGCATTGAACCTTTTCACAGCTTGGATTCACGTATTTCAGGAAACGTATTTATTGAGCAAGGGAACAGCAGCCTTAGAATCGAAGCAGAAGATAACATCCTGCCCCTCCTGGAGACCAGCGTGGAAAACGGAGTTCTGGTAATCAATGCGAAAAAATGCATCCGCCCCCAGAAAACTATTAAGATCTATGCAGGGATGGAAGAAGTCCGGAGCCTTTCCCTCAGTGGTTCGGGGGATATTATAGGAACTACGCCGATTGATTCTAAAAACCTGGATCTCGCAATCACAGGTTCAGGTAATATCAAACTGGAGACAAATGCCAGCTCTCTGAAGAGCCTGATTTCCGGTTCTGGGGGTGTCCTCCTGAAAGGCAATGCCTCTTCACATGAAATAAATATAGAAGGTTCGGGAAGTGTTGATGCTCCTGAACTCAGGACCGAGATGACCAGAGTAAGTATCAGGGGTGCGGGAAATGCAAATGTCTACGCGGACCGGAAACTTGACACTAATATAAGCGGAAGTGGAAATGTATTCTATGGAGGGGACCCGGATGAGTGCAACACGCAGGTTTCAGGCAGCGGCAAAGTCACAAATAAAGGCAGATAA
- a CDS encoding ABC transporter permease — protein MIHLFSAGKLAFGSIKSAKLRSTLTVLGIVIGVAAVIANVSLGASFNQHFTNEVTNIGSNFIYIQGMQPKLFYDNELKIVENTPGISGVSPLKSQTAEVTYMSETKNIMVSGVGKSYDEVANTKLQKGDFITDNDGYVAVIGYKVANEKFDRNISARNSINITFRVGEDEKVTKTFKVKAIIQNPENTVIQAYNDNEAVLIPIDVMNEILGEKDYGGVFAMADDPATVKETSDEVDERLARNFGISERELEDKDSRPYIIVNQAEVLEQTDMMAAALSSFLTAVALISLLVGSIGIMNIMLVSVTERTREIGVLKSLGFTGFDILFLFMIESILLGVFGGLLGSTVGIAGAYSVETLLKLPVVFPFSLIAAGFFVAVFVGFVSGVYPARKAAKMKPVDSLRHE, from the coding sequence ATGATCCACCTTTTCAGTGCAGGAAAACTCGCTTTTGGAAGCATTAAAAGTGCAAAGCTGCGTTCGACCCTTACAGTGCTTGGAATCGTCATAGGAGTTGCAGCTGTAATTGCAAATGTGTCTCTTGGGGCAAGTTTCAACCAGCATTTTACGAATGAAGTAACCAATATAGGATCTAATTTCATTTATATTCAGGGGATGCAGCCCAAACTTTTTTACGACAATGAGTTGAAGATCGTTGAGAACACACCCGGAATTTCGGGAGTTTCTCCTTTGAAATCACAAACTGCAGAAGTCACGTACATGTCCGAAACCAAAAATATTATGGTTAGCGGCGTAGGGAAATCCTATGATGAGGTGGCAAACACAAAGCTTCAGAAAGGAGATTTTATTACTGACAACGACGGGTATGTGGCAGTTATCGGGTACAAGGTTGCAAACGAGAAATTCGACCGGAACATCTCGGCCCGAAACTCCATAAACATAACCTTCAGGGTAGGAGAAGACGAAAAAGTTACAAAGACCTTTAAAGTTAAAGCAATAATCCAGAACCCGGAGAACACTGTTATCCAGGCGTACAATGATAACGAAGCCGTTCTTATCCCAATCGATGTCATGAACGAAATACTTGGCGAAAAAGATTATGGCGGGGTTTTTGCAATGGCTGATGACCCCGCAACAGTTAAGGAGACTTCGGATGAGGTCGATGAGCGTCTTGCCAGAAATTTTGGGATTTCTGAAAGGGAACTTGAAGATAAAGATTCCCGCCCTTATATCATTGTCAATCAGGCAGAGGTACTGGAACAGACGGATATGATGGCTGCAGCTTTAAGTTCTTTCCTGACGGCCGTTGCGCTAATCTCGCTGCTGGTTGGCTCGATAGGAATCATGAATATCATGCTCGTAAGCGTAACTGAAAGGACGAGGGAAATAGGAGTGCTCAAATCTCTTGGATTTACAGGCTTTGACATTCTTTTTCTTTTCATGATAGAATCAATCCTGCTCGGAGTTTTCGGGGGCCTCCTGGGGAGTACGGTTGGAATCGCAGGTGCATACAGTGTTGAAACCCTCCTCAAACTGCCTGTCGTCTTTCCTTTCAGCCTAATTGCGGCCGGATTCTTCGTAGCTGTTTTCGTGGGCTTTGTCTCGGGAGTCTACCCTGCAAGAAAAGCCGCAAAAATGAAGCCTGTGGACTCACTAAGGCACGAGTAA
- a CDS encoding vWA domain-containing protein yields the protein MQELKKRKEDFEGIHRSGSSLSFSHAFNPSTILNIELRGVLATPRKIPRQVREEIAEILVYELFSEDGYEIKDEKLFMSKFGAFYPIFLGLRDFGVWAEIKTLAGANNLAGVFILRALLEEIFTLLDDYGKLESEFSKKFARNLEKSLKALRKLIDETQSAWERSRIRDLEENSWLQENPNTSNQQATPERRPESPLEQESSLTQENFLKEESSLTQENSLPQERSFQQENSLKEESSLQDFEHETWENPDMQTGNTVGSERLASMTLNFMSSEKAGEALDSVIEESIAVKIEELIPVLEDHLEMLEILSMLFPGRAWDYSLRALHREYFGNLEKYAALLRKSSAIHEILEQVGRIELEYGSKKLSLSPYSKSEVHSVTLSGDIQTLLPAETVKLKNPLLKRKFYADMLEGKLLTYQLKGENWNSDNAGKKRKGPVVALVDTSASMRGSPELLAKAVVLAVTRRMLTESRDVKVILFSSKWQTVEIELTNKKRMGEEFLEFLKFTFGGGTDFNTALRAGLKAMKNEKAFEGADLLFLTDGYSELSEKPLIREWNEIKAERRARIFSLIIGNYDAGGLQQISDHTYLIGNAENWDVAESPASFVKAISKPYRF from the coding sequence ATGCAGGAATTAAAAAAGCGGAAAGAAGATTTCGAGGGCATTCACAGATCAGGCTCATCTTTATCGTTTAGCCACGCCTTCAATCCTTCCACAATATTGAATATTGAGCTCAGGGGTGTCCTGGCAACTCCACGAAAAATACCAAGGCAAGTCAGGGAAGAAATTGCAGAAATTCTTGTTTATGAGCTCTTTTCAGAAGATGGGTACGAAATAAAAGATGAAAAGCTGTTTATGAGTAAATTTGGAGCTTTTTATCCAATATTTTTAGGTTTAAGGGATTTTGGGGTCTGGGCTGAAATAAAAACTCTTGCAGGAGCCAACAACCTGGCAGGTGTTTTTATACTCAGGGCCCTGCTTGAAGAAATTTTTACACTTTTGGATGACTATGGAAAGTTGGAATCTGAATTTTCGAAAAAGTTCGCAAGAAACCTGGAAAAAAGCCTTAAAGCCCTGAGGAAGCTAATCGATGAAACTCAATCGGCGTGGGAACGAAGCAGAATAAGAGATCTTGAAGAAAATTCCTGGTTGCAGGAAAATCCTAACACATCCAATCAACAGGCAACTCCAGAAAGAAGACCGGAAAGTCCCCTCGAACAAGAAAGTTCCCTTACACAGGAAAATTTTCTCAAAGAAGAAAGCTCCCTTACACAGGAAAATTCTCTTCCACAGGAGCGTTCCTTCCAGCAGGAAAATTCTCTCAAAGAGGAAAGTTCTCTGCAAGACTTCGAGCATGAGACCTGGGAAAATCCAGATATGCAGACTGGAAATACTGTGGGGTCCGAAAGACTTGCTTCAATGACTCTGAACTTTATGTCTTCAGAAAAGGCAGGAGAAGCCCTTGATTCTGTTATCGAAGAAAGCATCGCTGTAAAAATTGAAGAGCTTATCCCTGTGCTTGAAGACCACCTTGAAATGCTGGAAATTCTCTCAATGCTCTTTCCGGGCAGAGCATGGGATTACTCCTTGAGGGCTCTTCACAGAGAATACTTCGGAAACCTTGAAAAATACGCCGCACTTCTTAGAAAGAGCTCGGCTATTCACGAAATTCTTGAGCAGGTCGGAAGAATCGAACTTGAGTACGGTTCAAAAAAGCTGAGTTTATCTCCGTACAGTAAAAGCGAAGTCCATTCGGTCACTTTATCGGGAGATATCCAGACATTACTTCCAGCGGAAACCGTAAAGCTAAAAAATCCTCTATTGAAGCGTAAATTCTATGCTGATATGCTTGAAGGAAAACTCCTGACCTACCAGCTAAAAGGAGAAAACTGGAACTCGGATAATGCAGGAAAAAAGAGAAAAGGGCCTGTCGTCGCCCTTGTAGATACCTCGGCGTCGATGCGGGGAAGCCCAGAGCTTCTTGCAAAAGCTGTAGTTCTGGCAGTTACGAGAAGAATGTTAACAGAAAGCAGGGACGTTAAAGTGATCCTCTTCTCCTCTAAATGGCAGACAGTCGAAATTGAACTTACGAATAAAAAGCGCATGGGTGAGGAGTTTCTGGAGTTCCTGAAGTTTACTTTTGGCGGCGGCACCGATTTTAATACTGCACTTCGCGCAGGTCTTAAGGCTATGAAAAACGAAAAAGCCTTCGAGGGAGCTGATCTTCTTTTCCTTACCGATGGTTATTCCGAACTCTCAGAAAAACCCCTTATTAGGGAATGGAATGAGATAAAAGCCGAAAGAAGAGCCCGGATCTTTTCCCTGATTATCGGAAATTATGATGCCGGCGGACTGCAACAGATTTCTGACCACACATATCTCATAGGGAATGCCGAAAACTGGGATGTTGCAGAAAGCCCTGCAAGTTTTGTGAAAGCTATAAGCAAACCTTACAGGTTTTAA
- a CDS encoding AAA family ATPase: MRILDLKNTVINIKQEFSGYFKERDAEINGSLLALLSGEHVLLLGPPGTAKTLLASKICETIEGGNFFHYLLTRFSTPEEVFGPLSLKALERDEFSRRIEGYLPTAHIALLDEIFKANSSILNSMLTVLNERKYHNGKELIEVPLFTVFGASNELPEEDESLEALYDRFLFRYRVDYIQHEENLEDLIFKNTEDFVPSTKLSIEDIKETQKRARDLPVDPEVRSIIKALRRELRNSNIFVSDRRWKKIVNVLRVASFVNGHTSVDRMTAVLLQHVLWEVPEQKEAIRKLILDRVVSGGTDTGKLKLDVLDLKNSIYSCLQQELPDLVACNKCYEEERRTTGSLKSSRFSGVKAQRNLTFDNALDLLKHHTEFPTHTYSFGLDYSNVNSSLNFESLAEQFRRKYGFEFKISLDYGDKKLYEKEYENLEERLNYFRRQIQEEEKALENTLRENIWVSGQDSQEILMKYRSKNTDVYEIASSLNEVRILLEKPRVFDVTTEKAGEIAET; encoded by the coding sequence ATGAGAATTCTGGATTTAAAGAATACGGTTATCAATATCAAACAGGAGTTTTCAGGCTACTTTAAAGAACGAGATGCTGAAATTAACGGGTCTCTTCTTGCACTCCTCTCCGGTGAGCATGTCCTTTTACTTGGCCCACCCGGAACTGCGAAAACCCTGCTTGCAAGCAAAATCTGCGAAACTATAGAGGGGGGAAATTTTTTCCATTATCTTCTTACCCGTTTTTCCACGCCTGAAGAGGTATTTGGGCCGCTTTCCCTTAAAGCGCTTGAAAGGGACGAGTTCAGCAGGCGGATAGAAGGTTACCTTCCAACTGCCCATATAGCCCTGCTCGATGAGATTTTCAAGGCAAACAGTTCCATCTTAAACAGCATGTTGACTGTACTGAATGAGAGAAAGTACCATAACGGCAAGGAACTTATTGAGGTGCCTCTGTTTACGGTTTTTGGGGCTTCCAACGAGCTGCCGGAAGAAGATGAAAGCCTCGAAGCTCTCTACGACCGTTTTTTGTTCCGGTATAGGGTGGATTATATCCAGCACGAAGAGAACCTTGAAGACCTGATCTTCAAAAACACCGAAGATTTCGTACCCTCAACGAAACTCAGCATAGAAGATATAAAGGAAACTCAGAAGAGAGCAAGAGACCTTCCTGTTGATCCTGAGGTTCGGTCAATTATAAAGGCACTCCGAAGAGAACTCAGGAACTCAAATATTTTTGTCTCGGACAGGCGCTGGAAGAAAATTGTAAATGTACTCAGGGTAGCTTCATTCGTAAACGGGCATACCAGTGTAGACCGGATGACTGCTGTCCTGCTGCAGCACGTACTCTGGGAAGTACCGGAACAGAAAGAAGCAATCAGGAAACTTATTCTGGACAGGGTTGTTTCAGGTGGCACGGATACTGGCAAATTGAAACTGGATGTCCTTGATCTGAAAAATTCCATTTACAGTTGTTTGCAGCAGGAACTTCCGGATCTTGTAGCCTGTAATAAGTGCTACGAAGAAGAAAGAAGGACAACAGGCAGCCTGAAAAGCTCAAGGTTTTCAGGGGTCAAAGCGCAGAGGAACCTCACATTCGACAATGCCCTTGACCTGCTAAAACACCATACCGAATTTCCAACCCATACTTACAGTTTCGGGCTCGATTACAGCAATGTCAACAGTTCCCTGAACTTTGAGTCCCTGGCAGAACAATTCCGCAGAAAATACGGGTTTGAATTCAAGATCAGCCTTGATTACGGAGATAAGAAGCTCTATGAAAAAGAGTACGAAAATCTGGAAGAAAGACTGAACTATTTCAGAAGGCAGATCCAGGAAGAAGAAAAAGCGCTTGAGAACACCCTGAGAGAAAATATCTGGGTTTCAGGGCAGGACAGCCAGGAAATCCTGATGAAATATCGCTCCAAAAATACCGATGTTTACGAGATTGCAAGCAGTCTAAACGAGGTGCGGATCCTGCTTGAAAAACCCAGGGTATTTGACGTAACCACTGAAAAAGCAGGAGAGATAGCTGAAACCTGA
- a CDS encoding HesA/MoeB/ThiF family protein, whose translation MNDFEREKYSRQILLFGEEGQEKLKNAKVLVAGAGGLGSPVSTYLAIAGIGKIILADFDSVDPSNLNRQFLHHQKDIGRLKVESAKEKLLSMNPDIEVETIAEMLTESNLEALVPECDVIVDALDNLETRHMLNRLAIKRRIPLIHGAVTGYDGQVTTIVPGETPCFYCIFPRISKKEVFPVLGTTPGIIGSIQANEVIKFLTGQGKLLEGRLLFWNGLSGNFSEISLSKLNNCPVCGNLKTMRGNK comes from the coding sequence ATGAATGATTTCGAGCGTGAAAAATACAGCCGTCAGATTCTTCTTTTTGGGGAAGAGGGACAGGAAAAGTTGAAGAATGCAAAAGTGCTGGTTGCCGGGGCAGGCGGGTTGGGAAGTCCGGTTTCCACCTATCTAGCAATAGCAGGAATCGGAAAAATAATTCTTGCAGATTTCGATTCCGTGGACCCCAGTAATCTAAATAGACAGTTTCTTCACCATCAAAAGGACATCGGAAGGCTTAAGGTAGAGTCCGCAAAGGAAAAACTGCTCTCCATGAACCCGGATATTGAGGTTGAAACTATAGCAGAGATGCTTACCGAATCAAATCTCGAAGCCCTTGTTCCTGAATGTGATGTTATAGTTGATGCGCTTGATAATCTCGAAACCAGACATATGCTTAACAGGCTTGCCATTAAAAGAAGGATTCCTTTAATACATGGAGCAGTTACCGGTTATGACGGCCAGGTAACAACAATAGTTCCTGGAGAAACTCCCTGTTTTTACTGTATTTTCCCACGCATTTCCAAAAAGGAAGTTTTCCCGGTTTTAGGGACAACCCCAGGGATCATCGGTTCCATCCAGGCAAATGAAGTTATTAAATTCCTGACAGGACAGGGAAAGCTTCTGGAAGGTCGCCTCCTGTTCTGGAATGGGCTTTCTGGAAATTTCAGCGAAATATCACTCTCAAAGCTAAATAATTGTCCTGTTTGTGGAAATCTTAAGACAATGCGTGGAAACAAATGA
- a CDS encoding peroxiredoxin — MSEIKIGDKIQDFRLRDQKQKEVHLYDFAGKKVLLSFHPLAWTSVCAEQMKSLEENHEMFSRLNTVAFGISVDPIPSKRAWAKELGITHIKLISDFWPHGEVARAYGIFREKEGVSQRANIIIDEEQKVIFFEEYPVHELPDMEKIVKVLEQGSKVQL; from the coding sequence ATGAGCGAGATTAAAATCGGAGACAAAATTCAGGATTTCAGGCTAAGAGACCAGAAACAAAAAGAGGTGCACCTCTATGATTTCGCTGGCAAGAAGGTTCTTTTATCATTCCATCCACTCGCCTGGACAAGCGTGTGTGCAGAACAGATGAAATCACTTGAGGAAAATCACGAAATGTTCTCCAGATTGAACACGGTGGCTTTTGGTATAAGTGTGGACCCTATACCTTCAAAAAGAGCCTGGGCTAAGGAACTTGGAATTACACACATCAAGCTTATTTCAGACTTCTGGCCTCATGGGGAGGTTGCCAGAGCATATGGAATATTCAGAGAAAAAGAAGGGGTATCTCAGAGGGCGAACATAATTATCGACGAGGAACAGAAGGTTATATTCTTCGAAGAATATCCTGTGCATGAACTTCCCGATATGGAAAAGATTGTAAAAGTTCTGGAACAAGGGAGTAAGGTTCAGCTCTAA